One Nicotiana tomentosiformis chromosome 4, ASM39032v3, whole genome shotgun sequence genomic window carries:
- the LOC104097122 gene encoding zinc finger CCCH domain-containing protein 17, with protein MVGPTPPPQQLQIQTPSTAPPPAMLSAEDEALKRNTDCVYFLASPLTCKKGSDCEYRHSDVARLNPRDCWYWLNGSCLNPKCGFRHPPLDGFLGAQVQTPTGSSVPPVASVAPTPNVPYGSGKQGVPCIFFQQGFCLKGDRCPFFHAPISVSNKAPPHPLSTASTEKTPFKKAFGGLEKCVQGKTFSQANTWKSGELPVQTQPVRKLGTHLSKNDAAFNENVLPPNSVIDVVHHRHKPKSVPPTNGNPIGRSNRMQQSVRFDDHSSIQNKDDEISRELSPGFDVLVDDELRGNAFYQAEDQYGRNEGRNEYDIGHSADYTSVADIDQDAYHDVYGLDSHDRLPGRSGSVQHRASSERIQGESAHLERRRHGRVYSPEEVRESDLRHRLSKHKRVNGLRSVISHDYKSEKHAEDRGYQSSRRDRHHLPSHDSSVASRLRGRIKLPSRPSSPTNGTDMRLDRDMDRARDRGRLSLERPQLFSQQGRLRDRIKGRVQEDLNNAGRNNSGPRLRRDISENDSDFSGPRSLAELKGRKTAETSEQNVNEQQALGKRKLQKHDGYQQTGGDLSFEGPMPLQEILKRKRSETGMKSVKSEDYQHERKAHSLVTSSISRSGSDLGQKEESDPASGKKNGFQETIAAGHQSPVHHGANEFEAEEGMLVEEEDDQDTEGHDQRDYDYEQVDGEDYNLDEGENADAGEEYLDDDDDDGDDFAKKMGVVFS; from the exons GGAAGCGATTGTGAATACCGCCATAGTGACGTAGCTCGGCTTAATCCTCGAGATTGCTGGTACTGGTTGAATGGAAGCTGCTTAAACCCAAAGTGCGGTTTCCGGCACCCT CCGCTTGATGGATTTTTGGGAGCGCAAGTTCAAACTCCTACGGGATCTTCTGTACCTCCAGTGGCATCTGTTGCACCTACACCAAATGTTCCATATGGTTCTGGTAAGCAAGGTGTGCCCTGTATATTCTTCCAGCAAGGCTTCTGTTTAAAAGGTGATAGGTGTCCGTTCTTCCATGCACCGATCTCTGTATCTAACAAAGCCCCACCCCATCCTTTATCTACTGCATCTACTGAGAAAACCCCTTTTAAGAAGGCATTTGGTGGGCTTGAAAAGTGTGTGCAAGGAAAGACATTTTCTCAAGCAAATACTTGGAAGTCTGGGGAATTGCCTGTACAAACACAACCAGTTAGGAAGCTGGGAACTCATTTGTCCAAGAATGATGCTGCCTTTAATGAGAATGTGCTGCCACCAAATTCTGTCATTGATGTTGTGCATCACAGGCACAAACCAAAAAGTGTGCCTCCTACGAATGGAAATCCTATTGGTAGGTCCAACAGAATGCAGCAGTCTGTCAGGTTTGATGATCACAGCAGCATTCAGAACAAGGATGATGAGATTTCAAGGGAGCTTTCACCTGGTTTTGATGTTCTTGTGGATGATGAGCTAAGAGGTAATGCTTTCTATCAAGCTGAAGATCAGTATGGCAGAAATGAGGGGAGGAATGAATACGATATTGGCCACTCTGCCGATTACACTTCAGTAGCAGATATTGACCAAGATGCGTACCATGATGTGTATGGGCTTGACTCTCACGACAGGCTTCCGGGTCGCTCTGGTAGTGTGCAGCATAGAGCTTCTTCTGAGCGAATACAAGGGGAATCAGCTCATCTTGAAAGGAGACGCCATGGTAGAGTGTACAGCCCTGAAGAAGTTCGAGAGTCAGATTTGAGACATCGTTTATCAAAGCATAAGAGGGTTAATGGTTTGAGGTCGGTCATTAGTCATGATTATAAAAGTGAAAAGCATGCTGAAGATCGAGGCTACCAGAGTTCCAGGAGGGATCGACACCATTTACCGTCACATGATAGTTCCGTTGCTAGTCGTCTTCGAGGAAGAATAAAGCTACCAAGTAGACCATCCTCTCCAACTAATGGGACGGACATGCGGTTAGATAGGGATATGGATAGGGCTAGAGACCGTGGCAGGTTATCTTTAGAAAGGCCACAGCTTTTCTCTCAACAGGGAAGGCTTCGAGATAGAATAAAGGGAAGAGTGCAGGAGGATCTCAATAATGCTGGAAGAAATAACAGTGGTCCACGCCTAAGAAGAGATATAAGTGAGAATGATTCTGATTTTTCTGGTCCACGAAGTCTTGCAGAACTTAAAGGTCGTAAAACTGCTGAGACCAGTGAACAAAATGTCAACGAGCAACAGGCCCTAGGGAAGCGTAAGTTACAAAAGCATGATGGCTATCAGCAAACTGGAGGCGATCTATCATTTGAAGGACCAATGCCTCTGCAAGAGATCCtgaagagaaaaagaagtgaAACGGGCATGAAATCTGTTAAGAGTGAAGACTATCAACATGAAAGAAAAGCCCACTCATTGGTAACTTCCTCTATCTCCAGGAGCGGGTCTGACCTTGGGCAAAAGGAAGAATCTGATCCTGCATCAGGTAAGAAAAATGGGTTTCAAGAGACAATAGCAGCTGGTCATCAATCTCCTGTGCACCATGGTGCAAATGAATTTGAAGCTGAAGAAGGGATGCTTGTGGAAGAAGAAGATGATCAAGACACCGAAGGTCATGATCAGAGAGATTATGATTATGAGCAGGTTGATGGTGAAGACTACAATTTAGATGAAGGCGAGAATGCTGACGCTGGTGAGGAATACCtggatgatgatgacgatgatggagATGACTTTGCAAAGAAGATGGGCGTTGTTTTCTCGTAA